gacggtgggggggggggacatgGGGGGGGACATGGGGACATGGGGGGGGGACATGGGGGGGGGGCATGGGGGACTGGGGGGGGACATGGGGGGGGGGACATGGGGGGACATGGGGGGGGGACATGGGGGGGGGACATGGGGGGGGGGACATGGGGGGGGGGACATGGGGACATGGGGGGGGGGACATGGGGGACTGGGGGGGGGACATgggggacggtgggggggggacATGGGGGACATGGGGACTGGGGGGGGACATGGGGGACTGGGGGGGGACATGgggggacggtgggggggggacATTGGGGGACATGGGGGACTGGGGGGGGACATGGGGGACTGGGGGGGGGGACATGGGGGGGGGACCTGGGGGGGGGACATGGGGGGGGGACATgggggacggtggggggggggggacatgggggacggtgggggggggggacacacatgggggacggtggggggggggacacacatgggggacggtggggggggggacacACATggggacggtgggggggggacattgggggcgggggggacgtGGGGGCGGGGGGACACACATgggggacggtggggggggggacacatgggggacggtgggggggggggacattgggggcgggggggacggtgggggcggggggacatgggggacggggggggacatgggggacatggggggggggacatgggggacggggggggacatgggggacatgggggggggactggggggggacatgggggacggtggggggggggacatGGGGGACGGTGGGGGGGGACATGAGGGACTGGGGGGGGACATgggggactgggggggggggacatgggggacatggggggggggacatgggggactggggggggacatgggggactggggggggacatgggggactgggggggggggacatgggggggggactgggggggacatgggggggggacatgggggactggggggggacatgggggacggtggggggggggacatgggggggggggacatgggggacggtgggggtgggggggacatgggggacggtgggggggggggggacatgggggacggtggggggggggggacatgggggacggtgggggggggacatggggggggggacggtggggggggggacatgggggacggtggggggggggacatgggggacggtggggggggggacatgggggacggtgggggggggacatgggggacggtggggggggggacatGGGGGACTGGGGGGGGGACATGGGGGACATGGGGGACATGGGGGGGGGGACATGGGGGGGGGACATGGGGGACTGGGGGGGGACATGGGGGACTGGGGGGGGGACATGGGGGACATGGGGGGGGACATGGGGGACTGGGGGGGGCACATgggggactgggggggggggacatGGGGGGGGACATGGGGGACATGGGGGGGGGACTGGGGGGGGCACatgggggacggggaggggggacaTGGGGGGGACTGGAGGGGGGGACATGGgggggactggagggggtgacatGGGGGGGACTGGAGGGGGGgacatgggggagggggggacaggGGGGATatgggggacggggagggggaggggggagacggggagggggggacatgggggggacggggagggggggacatgggggggacggggagaggggagacggggagggggggacatgggggggacggggaggggggggacatgggggagacggggagggggggacatgggggggacggggagggggggacatgggggggacggggaggggggagacgggggggacggggaggggcggacggggagggggggacatgggggggacggggagggggggacggggagggggggacatgggggggatggggagggggggacggggaggggggagacggggaggggggagacgggggggacggggaggggggaggacatgggggggatggggaggggggacggggaggggggagacgggggggacggggaggggggaggacatgggggacggggaggggggggcggggagacgggggggaggggggaggacatgggggacggggaggggggaggacatgggggacggggaggggggggacggggaggggggggacgggggggggggagacggggggggggacggggaggggggggacggggggggggacggggaggggggggacgggggggggggacggggggtgGACATGGGGGACGGGGGGGGCACTGGGGGACTGCGGGGGGACATGGGGGACTGGAGGGGGGGACCTGGGGGACTGCGGGGGGACTGGAGGGGGGGACATGGGGGACGGGGGGACtggagggggggacggggggggacatgggggacggggggacggggagggacatggggggacggggagggacatggggggacggggagggacatgggggacgggggggggacatgggggacggggggggacatgggggacatgggggacggggggggacatgggggacgggggacggggggggacatGGGGGACGGGGGGACAGCGGTGGTgcgggggggtggcgggggggacATGGGGGACGGGGGGGCATGGGGGACGGGGGGACAGCGGTGGTgcgggggggtggcgggggggacATGGGGGGGGACGGTGGGGGGGGACATGGGGGACGGACATGGGGGGACAtgtgggggggacggggggggacatgggggggggacggggggacgggACGGGACGGGGAGACGGAcatggggggacgggggggggacaTGGGGGACGGGGACAGAAACAGAAAAGGGAGGAGAATgaatagagatagagagaggaaaacaggggTTGGGATCGAGAGAAGGGGGACGGTGGGGGacaggggacggggggggacaggggacgggggggggacagggggacggggggggacagGGGacagggggacggggggggacagGGGAcagggggacgggggggacgggACAGGGGGACGGGGGACACGGACgaagagggacagagggaggggtGAACTGGAAAACAGAAGGAtaaagagatagggagagggggcGGAAGGCGTGAGAGAAAAAatagagggatagggagggagagaaaatggagggAAAAGGGCTGGAAGGAATAAGCGAGAAAATAGGAGGCGGAAGGGGTGAGAGAAAATTGAGGGatggaaggagtcggggggagggCGGTGGAGAGGAATGGGAGAAggatggtggggggaggaagagagagaaggaggagtGAGAGTGACTGATAGGACGGGGCTGCAGAGATGGTAATGAGAGCAGCTGGAGGGGAGATGGAGTGAGTGGGGCAGGGAAGAGTGAGTTGTGGGTATGTGAGGGGCACGGGGAGGGCAGGATGGGCTGGGTTCAGGttgagtgggtggggtggggtagaAGCTGGTTTGTGGCAGCTCAGGGTGGGGACAGGGCATGAGGAGCAGGAACCCTGTAACACACTGTTTGCTGGTGTTTCTTTCCCCACCGCCAGCTGATCCAGGCTCCTGCACCTTCCCCAATGTGATGGCCACACACTTCCAGATCGGGGACCCAGACCCGATTCCCAGCGAGGGACGTGTGCTTGGAGCCGGGAGCTCGCAGCCGGACCCCTGGCTGTTCCTTGGGAATACCGGGCatagtgctggagaaacaagGGCCAGGAGAGTCGAAGGTATGGGGAGGGGGCTGTGAGTGGGCCCTGCCTTGTTGCTGGGGGAGGACAGACACTGTCTACGTACACTCTCAGTCTGTTCGAGGTGATCCCAAATCCATCCTGACTCCACAAACAACCCATAATACTATAGCCCTGTCCCCTTCCCTTCCTTCAACTTCTACCATCTCCTCAACctttcgacagtgcccgctccctcagcactgaccctccgacagtgcccactccctcagcactgaccctccgacagtgcccgctccctcagcactgaccctccgacagtgcccactccctcagcactgaccctctgacagtgcctgctccctcagcactgaccctccgacagtgcggcgctccctcggcgctgaccctccgacagtgcggcgctccctcggccctgaccctcggCGTCGggcctcggacagtgcccactcccttggCGCTAACCGTCGCTGTTATAATTGCGGTGGGATGTTACAGGATTGGTTTGTGTGTTGACTCTGTCGGTGCCCGCTCCCCCTCCCTGCCAGAGACAGAGACCGTGGTCTTCCAGGATGGTGTTCCCGTTGCTCGAAGGGCGACCCTACCTGAGGTGGAGCTGGTGGAGGATGTGACAGTCTTCCGGAGTCGTACCAGATCTGAGCCGCCAAACTTCTGGCTGGCTGTGCAGTACGGCCGTGAGCTGCGCCGCATGAGCGACGAGTTTGTGTCTACGTACACCGAGAGGAAGGTTGGTGATTCGTAACCCCACCCCCTCATCTCCCATCCCACCGTTAACgctaacataaacacacacatgcacacgcgctaacgctaacacacacacatacacacatgctaacgctaaccctaacacacacgcatacacgcgcgctaacactaacacacacacacgcatacacgcgcgctaacactaacacacacgcatacacacttgctaacacacacacacatatgctaaCACtaacacgcatacacacatgctaacgctaacacacacgcatacacacgcgctaacgctaaaacacacacacgcatacacacgcgctaacgctaacacacacgcgctaacgctaacacacacgcgctaacgctaacacacacgcatacacacatgctaacgctaaccctaacgcACACTCATACACGTGCGCTAatgctaacacacacacgcatacacacatactaacgctaacacacacacgcatacaaacatgctaacgctaacacacacacatgcatacgcacatgctaacgctaacacacacgcatacacacatgctaacgctaaccctaacacacactcatacacgtgCGCTAacgcttacacacacacgcatacacgtGCGCTAACGCTAACACGcgcgctaacgctaacacacacacacgcgtacacacatgctaacgctaacacacacgcgtacacacatgCTGACGCtaacacacacgcgtacacacatgCTGACGCTAACACACATGCGTACACACATGCTGACGCTAACACACATGCGTACACACATGCTGACGCtaacacacacgcgtacacacatgctaacgcatacacacatgctaacgctaacacacacgcatacacacatgctaacgctaacacacactaacactaacaca
The Stegostoma tigrinum isolate sSteTig4 unplaced genomic scaffold, sSteTig4.hap1 scaffold_322, whole genome shotgun sequence DNA segment above includes these coding regions:
- the badb gene encoding BCL2 associated agonist of cell death b, yielding MATHFQIGDPDPIPSEGRVLGAGSSQPDPWLFLGNTGHSAGETRARRVEETETVVFQDGVPVARRATLPEVELVEDVTVFRSRTRSEPPNFWLAVQYGRELRRMSDEFVSTYTERKRLPTSRSAGALITRVCRRVMYIFPGKARPDPCCDLPEPSAGSN